ATATTCTTGATCCTTTCGTCTCGCCTGCCGGCAACTTGTTGGTGAGCCCAACATTTCCGATTTTTAGCTCTGATGGTACCTATCTCGGTTTTATTGCAGGGGGAATTTACTTGCAAGGTGATACCATATTAAATCAATTACTGGGTACTCATCATGCTTCTGAGCACTCTTATGTTTATGTGGTAGATAAAAATAAAAGGCTGATCTATCACAAAGATAATAATCGAGTAGGGGAGCATATTCAGGGTAATGTCGCGATCAATGCTGTACTGAGTGGTCAATCAGGTGCCGTTGAGGCGCTAAATAGTCAAGGCGTGGACATGCTCGCAGGGTTTGCACCCGTATCCACCACAGGGTGGGGAATAATCAGCCAACGTGCTCTTACTAGTATCGTTGCTGAGTTAGATTTGACCCACACTAACGTATTGTATTCCACTTTGCCGTTTGCGTTGGCTATTTTCGTAGTGACCTTGTGTGCCGGGTTCCTTATTGCCAGGCCTTTGGCGCAGCTCGCACAAAATGTTAGCTCACTGAGTCCCGGGAATCTGCGTTGTATCGATGAAACACCGGCCTGGTACTTTGAGGCAGCAAACCTAAAATCCGCGATCCTGAACAGCTCTGAGTTGTTGGGGCAGGAGATCAGGGAATTGGAAGAAGACAGAAAAATGGATCCGCTCACTAAACTCAATAACCGACTGGCAATGCAATTATGGTTGGATAATGTTAAAAGCATGCATTATCAATTTTCAGTTATGGCACTGGATGTTGATCATTTTAAGTCAGTCAATGATGAGTTTGGCCATGCTGTAGGAGATGAGGTTCTGTGTGCTTTGGCCGGTGTGATGAAAAAAAATGCGCGCAGTCATGATTTTGTTTGTCGAAGTGGGGGAGAAGAATTTTTGATCTTTATGCCATTTGTAGACGCAAATCGCGCATTTAGCATAGCAGAGCGGTTACGTATTGCGATAAGCGAACACGCCATGCCTTTGTCCAGACCTGTGACAGTGTCGATTGGCATTGCTTGTTGGCCTGCACACAGTAAAAGCATAGATGAAACACTTAAAATGGCAGATAAAGCACTTTATCAGGCTAAAAACAAAGGCCGCAATCAAACTTGTCAGGCCAAGCTCACACCACATGCCGCGAACCATGATGTCGCGCGTCACGCAGTTTAGCGCTTATTTTTGTAAACATTATTCGGTTTTACTAAGGAGTGTTTGAACCTGATCCCGTGTTGTGGTATGAATAATATCATACAGCTGGTCAGACTAGGTTTGTGACTAATCCTTATTTGACTTTGTAGAGCACAGGGATAGACGATGCTAAGAAATAAGTTCGATTTATTGATCTGTATCGAGAACAAGTCTTGCTTTTAATTCTATCATTGCAATTTGTTAAAATACCTGTTGATATTGAAAACAATAAAATATAAGAACTTAGCCGAACAATGACTTTTTCATTTAGTACATTTTACAATTTGTGTAGTAGTGAGGCGCGATATGAATTAGCGCTCGATTTGATCTATGAGAAGTTCAAGCCAGCTCATTGTTTGATTGGCAAATTCATTGATGCCGATACGCGGGTCAAAACGGTTGCCTATTCTGTTGATGGTAATCGCTCAAACGATATTATCTACGACCTCGAAGGAACGCCCTGTAATGACGCTAAAACCAGTCAGGGGGTATGTTCTATCAGCTGCAATCTTCAGCAAATGTACGCAGAAGACGAAATCCTAAAGATTTTTAATATTGATGGATATCTCGGCGTGACGTTGCGGGCACTGGATCATAAGCCAATTGGTATTATGGTTTGTCTTTTTGATGAAAAAGTGACCGTTAGCGACGAAGATAAGCATTGGTTCCGCGAGCTCAGTTTACTTGTAGGGGCTGAGTTAAATCACAACCTTGAAATTGCGGCCCAGCAAATACTCGTTAAACAACTGGCAAAGGGAGAGCGGATCGCTAAGCTCAGCTCCTGGAGCTGGAATATTAGCCGGGATAAGCACATATTCAGCCATGAAATGCGTCGCCTTTTGCAGCATCGTGAAGAAACATTAACCCTTGATGACTTTACGAACTGTTTAACAGAGGCCGATCAAAAGCGACTGAGAGTCATTATACAAAAGCTCAGAACGGGTCACCTTGATTACATTGACGTTAATGTGGCGCACAAGAAGCGTACTAATTTACGTGGGCTGTATCGCATTATCGGTCGCGTCGAGCAGTGTGATGAGCAACGTGATGAGCGTGTTTTTAGCGCTACGGTCCAGGACGTTTCTTATATTTATTCATTGAACAAACAGCTTGAACTGACCAACGTGGTATTTGAACACGCCACTGAAGCCATCATGATCACTGACGGTGAAAACAAAATCATAATGGTAAACCGTGCCTTTGAGCGCCTGACCGGGTATACCGGTCATGAGTTGATGGGGCGTGACCCTTCAGTACTGTCCTCAGGGCAACATGGTGACGATTTCTATCATCAGATGTGGAATAGCCTGATGAGTGCAGGTTGCTGGAAGGGCGAGATATTTAACCGCCGTAAAAACGGTCAGATCTTTCCAGAAGAACTGACGCTTAGTCTGGTGAAGGATGAGCAAGGAGAGATAGTCAATTATGTTGCGATTTTCCGTGACATCACCGAGTGGAAGCGCAACGAAGCACAACTTATGTTTTACGCTAATCACGAGCCTTTGACTGCGCTGCTCAATCGTCGCTGTTTTATTGATATTGTTGAAGAGAAAATTTCAGCCAGTCGTAGCCTGCACACACCCTGTTCTTTGTTGTTTATCGGTCTGGATCATTTTAAAGAAGTGAATGATATTTATGGTCCGGAAATAGGGGATAAAGTGCTGGTGTCAGTGGCAAAAAGGTTACGAAATGGGATCAGAGAAAATGACACAATTTCTCGCTATGGCGGAGATGAGTTTGCTATTTTACTCGACAACACAGACGTTAAAAGTGCATTACAGGTTGCCAAAAAGCTCAGCGATAAGATAAAACAGCCCTATGTCTTTAACGACTTGACGGTAGAGCTCAGTGCGAGCACTGGCATAGCGCAGTTGGAAAACCGGGGCCGGATCACGGCAGCTAAGTTTATTCGTAATGCTGCCCATGCGCTGGAAAGTGCCAAGAAAACACATCGCGGGCACGTCGCACTTCACAATGCCGCAATTCAAAATGCCTATCTGAATAAAATTAAGCTCAAAGATAAACTCAAAGCGGCGCTTAAAGCCAATTTACTGACTGTCTATTACCAACCCATTGTTGATGTGCAGCGCGGTAAAATTGTCAAATTTGAAGCGCTTGTCAGATGGTTTGATGATGAGCAGGGCATGGTCTCACCGGGCACCTTTATTCCGATTGCTGAAGAGTTCGGTTTGATTCATCTCATAGGCCAGTTTGTGCTTGAACAAGCTTGTCAGGATTTAAAAGCGATACATTCACAAGGCTATGATGAAGTCAGTATTTCGATTAACCGCTCTGTTAATGAATTCAAAACCAGTAACGATCAGTTTAAGCTGGTGACAGAAGCGATTGAAAAAGCGCAAGTACCCTATGACAAAGTGACGCTGGAAGTGACAGAGTCTATGGCAACGAATCGTTATACCTGGGAACTGTTATCGAAACTGAGAGCGCAAGGCGTCAAAATTGCGCTAGACGATTTTTGTACAGGCTACTCTTCGCTGAGCCACTTGGTAGAAAATCAAGTTGATTATCTCAAAATAGACAAGTCTTTTGTCGACAGCCTGATGGCAGACAGAAATAAGAAGGTGATGATAAGTTGTTTGCTGAATTTAGCTCAGGAGTTAGGCATTAAAGTCATTGCGGAGGGCGTTGAGTCTCAGAGTCAGCTTGTCATGCTGGAGCAGTTAGGGTGTAACCATATCCAGGGCTTTTATTACAGCCCGGCTCAGCCACTATCCGCTTGCTTACGCCTGCTACAGGAATTCAACTCAGGTCAGGTATTCAATGACGAGCTTATCTATATAAGTAAATCATCACAACAGCATTAAAAAATAAGGGGCCAAATCGGGCCCCTTTTTTTTATGCATTTTTCTATCTAATATATGGTTTTAGGATATCAAACAAAGCCGCTAAGTGATCGTCTCTGTCATTGAGTGCTGGAATATAGTGGTAAGTTTCACCACCCGCTTCGATGAAGTACTCTCGGTTTTCTTCTTCAAGTTCTTCAAGTGTTTCCAGGCAGTCCGCACTAAATGCAGGACTGAGAATAGCAATTTCTTTGACACCCTGAGAAGCCAGTTCTTTCAATGTCACGTCCGTATAGGGCTGTAGCCATTCCTCCCGGCCAAACCGGCTTTGGAAAGTCGTCATTACTTTGTCTTTGTCTAACTTGAGCTGCTCGCACACAAGTCGAGTGGTTTGCTGACAAAAGCAATGGTAAGGATCGCCGTTATTGAGGAATCGTTTCGGTGTGCCATGATAAGAAAAAAGTAGCTTCTCTGGCAGGCCATGTTTGTCTATATGTTCTTGTACTGAGTTCGCCAAGGCGGTGATATAACTTGGTTGTTTATGATAGCCATTGATAAAGCTCAGACTCGGAACCCAACGCCAGGTCTTCAATACGTTCGCAACCGCGTCGAACGTTGAGCCTGTCGTTGCACTGCTGTATTGTGGGTAAAGCGGGAACACAACGATGTTAGTGATCCCTTTTGAACGCAGTGCTTCAAGGCCGCTCTGAATAGACGGATTACCATAGCGCATTGCCATGACCACCTCGACATTGTCGTAGTTTTGCTCTTTTAGTAGTGCGCTGAGTTTATTACACTGATCTTGTGTAATTTGCACCAGAGGTGAGCCGTTTTCGGTCCAAATACTGGCATAGGCCTTAGCGGATCTGCTGGGTCTGACTCTTAAGATGACGCCGTGCAGTATTAACCACCATAGCGCTCTGGGCAGCTCTACGATACGAGGATCAGATAAAAACTCTCGAAGATAATTTCTTAGTGCAGGTGCATTTGGTGCATCCGGGCTGCCCAAATTGGTTACCAGAACGCCGATTTTTTCGTTAAATCTGTTCTCGTGTGGATTATCAGTAATGGCAGAAAGCTTTGGCACTCACGGCTCCTTTGGTGTGTTCTGTTAGCCTTGCTATTTTACATAAAAGGCTAGAGTGAAAAAACGATTTTCGGTTATACGTACTTGGCGTTGCTTTGGATCTAGTTATTTTTTCCTAAAAAAACGGCAAAATATAGATTTGTTGTTGCAAAAACAGCGCATTAGTCGTATTTTCTCGCTTCGCAGAAACAATTGATAGCATAGAATTCGAGTTTAAAGATGCGATTAAATCACCCCGTCACCAATCAGGAAAAACGCTTTTCCGCTGACACCCGACTAATTTCAGTGACCGATCTGAAAGGCACAATACTTGACTGCAATGAGCATTTTGTTGAAGTCAGTGGGTATGCCAAAGATGAACTAATTGGCCAACCACATAATTTGGTTCGCCACCCGGATATGCCCGAAATCGCCTTTAAGACCATGTGGGATCAATTAAAGGCGGGTAAACCCTGGATGGGGCTGGTTAAGAACCGTTGTAAGAATGGCGACCATTATTGGGTGAATGCGTATGTCACGCCAATGACGGAAGGTGGAAAAATTATTGGCTACGAATCTGTCCGAAGTTGCCCGGACCGTGAGTCTGTCACTAGAGCCGAAGCACTCTACAAACGGGTAAAATCAGGTCAACGTGATAAAGTGAAATTGCCAAAACTGCGTGCAATTTGGCCTTCACTGGCAGTACTCACTGCACTCTTTTTATATCTGTCTGTGAGTGAAATGCTTGGATTTGGCTGGCTAATGGCTAACACTCTAGCTTTGTTTGCCTATAACACATACCGCGATAACGAGCAGTTGGGCAGGATTGATAAAGTGATGTCACACAGTTTTTGTGATGATATTGCCACTCAGGTTTATTCTCCCTGGAGTGGTAAAATGGCTCAACTACACGTCAAGCTGCTTAGTGAGCGCGCGCACCTGGATACTATTATTACGCGTATTGAATTCGCGGCTAAGGGGGTCGCTGGTGGTGCAAAAGAGAGTAACAGCAAAAGTATTGAAACCTCTCAATGCCTGGCAAAGCAGCAACTCGAAACTGAGCTGGTTGCAACTGCGATGA
This window of the Pseudoalteromonas rubra genome carries:
- a CDS encoding sensor domain-containing diguanylate cyclase — its product is MKIIRRWKLDLKQLILLLVSAGIALAVYSALMASYRVHERAFIKDTLAANQAYAKKLATVTELFLQSLNSQLRVSAGHIANHFDDSHAIDVELARLLTQTNSFDSLVVINAQRKIISAQPSSLALKGLTLDPSLSLPIELQQPHILDPFVSPAGNLLVSPTFPIFSSDGTYLGFIAGGIYLQGDTILNQLLGTHHASEHSYVYVVDKNKRLIYHKDNNRVGEHIQGNVAINAVLSGQSGAVEALNSQGVDMLAGFAPVSTTGWGIISQRALTSIVAELDLTHTNVLYSTLPFALAIFVVTLCAGFLIARPLAQLAQNVSSLSPGNLRCIDETPAWYFEAANLKSAILNSSELLGQEIRELEEDRKMDPLTKLNNRLAMQLWLDNVKSMHYQFSVMALDVDHFKSVNDEFGHAVGDEVLCALAGVMKKNARSHDFVCRSGGEEFLIFMPFVDANRAFSIAERLRIAISEHAMPLSRPVTVSIGIACWPAHSKSIDETLKMADKALYQAKNKGRNQTCQAKLTPHAANHDVARHAV
- a CDS encoding methyl-accepting chemotaxis protein; amino-acid sequence: MRLNHPVTNQEKRFSADTRLISVTDLKGTILDCNEHFVEVSGYAKDELIGQPHNLVRHPDMPEIAFKTMWDQLKAGKPWMGLVKNRCKNGDHYWVNAYVTPMTEGGKIIGYESVRSCPDRESVTRAEALYKRVKSGQRDKVKLPKLRAIWPSLAVLTALFLYLSVSEMLGFGWLMANTLALFAYNTYRDNEQLGRIDKVMSHSFCDDIATQVYSPWSGKMAQLHVKLLSERAHLDTIITRIEFAAKGVAGGAKESNSKSIETSQCLAKQQLETELVATAMNEMATTINEVSHSVQASSEDAKGVLVLAQESARSSEETRASIESLGATVVDIKDSVLGVAKQTSKIAEAAQIIEQIAEQTNLLALNAAIEAARAGEQGRGFAVVADEVRHLAQRTQESTKEIHAIIEQLTQSTQSAEFIAKRGEDESHQGIEQLSHSSQKLEGIYQLIEKISASSMQIATAVEEQATVSEDINQQVVSIATLANTSVNSSNEMHVISEELTTVANDMYELVVRFKR
- the hemH gene encoding ferrochelatase — translated: MPKLSAITDNPHENRFNEKIGVLVTNLGSPDAPNAPALRNYLREFLSDPRIVELPRALWWLILHGVILRVRPSRSAKAYASIWTENGSPLVQITQDQCNKLSALLKEQNYDNVEVVMAMRYGNPSIQSGLEALRSKGITNIVVFPLYPQYSSATTGSTFDAVANVLKTWRWVPSLSFINGYHKQPSYITALANSVQEHIDKHGLPEKLLFSYHGTPKRFLNNGDPYHCFCQQTTRLVCEQLKLDKDKVMTTFQSRFGREEWLQPYTDVTLKELASQGVKEIAILSPAFSADCLETLEELEEENREYFIEAGGETYHYIPALNDRDDHLAALFDILKPYIR
- a CDS encoding putative bifunctional diguanylate cyclase/phosphodiesterase, producing the protein MTFSFSTFYNLCSSEARYELALDLIYEKFKPAHCLIGKFIDADTRVKTVAYSVDGNRSNDIIYDLEGTPCNDAKTSQGVCSISCNLQQMYAEDEILKIFNIDGYLGVTLRALDHKPIGIMVCLFDEKVTVSDEDKHWFRELSLLVGAELNHNLEIAAQQILVKQLAKGERIAKLSSWSWNISRDKHIFSHEMRRLLQHREETLTLDDFTNCLTEADQKRLRVIIQKLRTGHLDYIDVNVAHKKRTNLRGLYRIIGRVEQCDEQRDERVFSATVQDVSYIYSLNKQLELTNVVFEHATEAIMITDGENKIIMVNRAFERLTGYTGHELMGRDPSVLSSGQHGDDFYHQMWNSLMSAGCWKGEIFNRRKNGQIFPEELTLSLVKDEQGEIVNYVAIFRDITEWKRNEAQLMFYANHEPLTALLNRRCFIDIVEEKISASRSLHTPCSLLFIGLDHFKEVNDIYGPEIGDKVLVSVAKRLRNGIRENDTISRYGGDEFAILLDNTDVKSALQVAKKLSDKIKQPYVFNDLTVELSASTGIAQLENRGRITAAKFIRNAAHALESAKKTHRGHVALHNAAIQNAYLNKIKLKDKLKAALKANLLTVYYQPIVDVQRGKIVKFEALVRWFDDEQGMVSPGTFIPIAEEFGLIHLIGQFVLEQACQDLKAIHSQGYDEVSISINRSVNEFKTSNDQFKLVTEAIEKAQVPYDKVTLEVTESMATNRYTWELLSKLRAQGVKIALDDFCTGYSSLSHLVENQVDYLKIDKSFVDSLMADRNKKVMISCLLNLAQELGIKVIAEGVESQSQLVMLEQLGCNHIQGFYYSPAQPLSACLRLLQEFNSGQVFNDELIYISKSSQQH